A region of Candidatus Kaelpia aquatica DNA encodes the following proteins:
- a CDS encoding HEAT repeat domain-containing protein yields the protein EPAVDPLIEALSDEDHQVREGAAKALGDIGEPAVDSLIEALSDEDHQVREGAAKALGDIGDFRAVDLLIEALDDENIWVVVASIEALVHIGESAIDSLIEALGNENVRIKNRAVSILGDIGEPAVGPLVEALSDESPIVKKMAAKALMEIGPLGMMSILGLSGDDASYEDVIAVLIDALGNENNRMESAILILGQLGEPAVEPLIEALKDFRVRKRAEDVLTMIGNASFIPTVNSLLKSEDADLQDIGAGIIQGLAEQLEGESGIDPTIDIVHMGYMDKKSLREIVLTDAYSISCALALYYLGEVFNDVGFLEDHMFDEIDGELYVKDREFSKLEIAAILNTNIPSELEWWGKLANKDERLKYVELVLKGDFVDERNYIAKDRAWLCVQYAVQAVINFNGYDKEFFADQEVFEEYGAGYVITPISYGIPLYFAVSPGHAFNAAFIGDGEISDNLRDWILIEPMDDDFSPNYFGSDYIEIYRDDIFFMPDMGFLIDSITGTTIQVDVTDYFYGADRTKEGSS from the coding sequence GAGAACCTGCCGTAGATCCTTTAATAGAAGCTTTAAGCGATGAAGATCATCAGGTCAGGGAAGGGGCAGCCAAAGCATTGGGAGATATAGGAGAACCTGCCGTAGATTCTTTAATAGAAGCCTTAAGCGATGAAGATCATCAGGTCAGGGAAGGGGCAGCCAAAGCATTGGGAGATATAGGCGATTTTCGCGCAGTAGATCTTTTAATAGAAGCCTTGGATGACGAGAATATTTGGGTTGTGGTAGCATCAATTGAGGCATTAGTACATATAGGAGAATCGGCAATAGATTCTCTAATAGAAGCCTTAGGTAATGAAAATGTTCGAATAAAAAATAGAGCAGTAAGCATACTGGGGGATATAGGAGAACCTGCCGTAGGTCCTTTAGTAGAAGCTTTAAGTGATGAGAGTCCAATAGTTAAAAAGATGGCAGCTAAAGCATTGATGGAGATAGGGCCATTAGGCATGATGAGTATATTAGGATTATCTGGAGATGATGCCTCTTATGAAGATGTGATAGCGGTATTGATAGATGCTTTAGGAAATGAAAACAACAGGATGGAGTCTGCAATATTAATATTAGGACAATTAGGAGAACCTGCAGTAGAGCCGCTGATAGAAGCTTTGAAGGATTTTAGAGTTAGAAAAAGGGCGGAAGATGTGCTAACAATGATAGGCAATGCTTCTTTTATTCCTACGGTGAATAGTCTTCTAAAAAGTGAAGATGCTGATTTGCAGGATATAGGGGCAGGGATAATTCAGGGATTAGCTGAACAGTTAGAAGGAGAAAGCGGAATAGATCCCACGATAGATATAGTCCATATGGGTTATATGGATAAAAAAAGTTTGAGAGAGATTGTCTTAACGGATGCATATTCTATAAGCTGTGCCTTAGCTCTGTATTATTTAGGAGAAGTATTCAATGATGTAGGATTTTTAGAAGATCATATGTTTGATGAAATTGATGGGGAGTTATATGTGAAAGACAGGGAGTTCTCCAAGCTAGAAATAGCAGCCATACTAAATACAAATATACCATCCGAATTAGAATGGTGGGGGAAGCTTGCTAATAAAGACGAAAGATTAAAATATGTCGAGCTAGTTTTGAAGGGAGATTTTGTAGATGAAAGAAATTATATTGCAAAAGATAGAGCTTGGTTATGTGTCCAATATGCTGTCCAAGCGGTAATAAATTTTAACGGATATGATAAGGAATTTTTTGCTGACCAAGAAGTATTTGAGGAATACGGGGCAGGATATGTCATTACGCCTATAAGTTATGGAATTCCTCTTTACTTTGCAGTATCACCTGGACATGCTTTCAACGCAGCATTTATAGGAGACGGGGAGATTAGTGATAATCTTAGAGATTGGATACTGATTGAGCCTATGGATGATGATTTTTCTCCTAATTATTTTGGATCTGATTATATAGAAATTTATCGAGATGATATATTTTTTATGCCAGATATGGGATTTCTTATTGACAGTATAACAGGAACGACTATTCAAGTGGATGTTACGGATTATTTTTATGGTGCCGATAGAACAAAAGAAGGGAGCTCTTAG